The following are encoded together in the Methylomonas methanica MC09 genome:
- a CDS encoding HPr(Ser) kinase/phosphatase, with translation MSAHLLNLCGWQVCSDLPIADLLPWQGGGQEPDIFIRLGSVAERLEGIVEETPLFQVTADGTCRFIIEDVAVYLISGGRDVVIEPRIALDAPDLRVFLLGTVLGILCHQRNVLPIHGSCVAIDGKAVILAGNSGAGKSTLAAAFLRRGFPILADDVTVVVPDDKGIAWVRPAFPRLKVWSRTAEALGIDHAGFECSRSESAKVHLPLDDAYSADPLPLGAILHLNRAFERRFDAPERLRGIVALGALKRAVYRLPSARRLDPDLVRLKALLVPVAAACPTHWRLDHLHDFSVIDDVVSVIAANL, from the coding sequence ATGTCCGCCCATCTGCTGAATCTCTGTGGCTGGCAGGTTTGCAGCGATCTCCCCATCGCGGATCTGCTTCCGTGGCAAGGGGGCGGGCAAGAGCCCGATATTTTCATCCGCCTCGGGAGCGTAGCCGAACGCCTGGAAGGTATAGTCGAGGAGACGCCCTTGTTTCAGGTCACTGCGGACGGAACCTGTCGCTTCATCATTGAGGACGTTGCGGTCTATTTGATCAGTGGCGGAAGGGATGTCGTAATCGAGCCGCGGATTGCCCTCGATGCGCCGGATCTCAGGGTCTTTCTGTTGGGAACGGTGCTGGGCATTCTTTGTCACCAGCGTAATGTGCTGCCGATCCATGGGAGTTGTGTTGCCATTGACGGAAAGGCAGTGATTCTTGCGGGTAACTCCGGAGCCGGGAAATCGACTCTTGCCGCGGCTTTCCTACGTCGCGGTTTTCCGATTTTGGCTGACGACGTGACGGTAGTGGTGCCGGACGACAAGGGTATCGCCTGGGTGCGGCCCGCGTTCCCTCGTCTCAAGGTATGGTCCCGGACCGCGGAGGCCCTGGGGATAGATCATGCGGGTTTTGAATGCAGCCGATCGGAATCCGCCAAGGTACATTTGCCTCTGGATGATGCTTACTCTGCCGATCCCTTGCCGTTGGGCGCGATACTGCACCTGAACCGTGCTTTCGAGCGACGTTTCGATGCCCCGGAGCGTTTGCGCGGTATCGTGGCGCTGGGTGCGTTGAAGCGCGCTGTTTACCGTTTGCCGTCGGCACGTCGTCTCGATCCCGATCTCGTTCGTTTAAAGGCCTTGCTGGTGCCGGTGGCTGCGGCTTGCCCGACTCATTGGCGCCTGGATCATCTTCACGACTTTTCGGTGATCGATGACGTGGTGTCGGTGATTGCGGCTAATTTGTGA
- a CDS encoding sulfotransferase domain-containing protein: protein MNGYYWIASYPKSGNTWIRLMLQSLAGGGRPIRFDRNEKVVPPGMSRTAFDDLLGIESSDLTLREIERLRPWMYAKEAAEATAPMFRKVHDAWVLTSAGDPLFPPELTLGSVYITRDPRDIAVSYAHYDGRSIDRAIDLLADADAVVNSARLDIAGQLPQRLLSWHSHVNSWLDGGSPRILLVRYEDLLADPAEQLRRIVQHCDLPQEPEVLERTLAATRFEVLQEEESRHGFKEKPDSARRFFREGKAGIWRTALSSAQIARIERDHGATMDRLGYH from the coding sequence GTGAATGGGTATTACTGGATTGCCTCCTATCCGAAGTCGGGTAACACCTGGATCCGTTTGATGCTACAGAGCCTGGCCGGCGGCGGTCGTCCGATCCGGTTCGACAGAAATGAAAAGGTGGTTCCTCCGGGTATGAGCCGAACCGCTTTCGATGATTTGCTTGGTATCGAATCTTCGGACCTGACGTTACGAGAGATCGAACGGCTGCGACCCTGGATGTATGCAAAGGAAGCCGCGGAAGCGACCGCGCCGATGTTTCGAAAGGTTCACGATGCCTGGGTGCTGACCAGCGCTGGCGATCCCTTGTTTCCCCCCGAACTTACGCTGGGTAGCGTTTACATCACCCGCGATCCGCGCGACATCGCTGTCTCTTACGCCCATTACGATGGGCGTTCCATCGATCGGGCCATTGACCTGCTCGCAGATGCCGATGCGGTTGTCAACAGCGCCAGGCTCGATATCGCCGGGCAACTGCCGCAGAGACTCCTCTCATGGCATTCTCACGTGAATAGTTGGCTCGACGGCGGATCCCCGAGAATCCTGTTGGTGCGCTACGAAGATCTGCTTGCCGATCCGGCCGAACAGTTGAGGCGGATTGTTCAGCATTGTGATTTGCCCCAGGAGCCCGAAGTACTTGAACGAACGCTGGCAGCAACCCGGTTCGAGGTGTTACAGGAAGAAGAGTCGCGCCACGGGTTTAAAGAAAAGCCCGATTCCGCACGGCGCTTCTTCCGCGAGGGTAAAGCCGGCATATGGCGTACCGCGCTCTCCAGCGCCCAAATTGCACGTATCGA
- a CDS encoding 2OG-Fe(II) oxygenase produces the protein MQNHLFEGNRAGMAQDILPRVLHRCPHVVRHGFLGETFASGLREHIIAHETECHTGMIGNAPDGRLSTDIRNSRMCTSLGEFGAVLADRLLAFLPELMVEMGLSPFSPKLLDLVAVIYGEGGHYQKHVDVFHGKHRPDQPRRVTCLYYFSQTPHRYTGGALRLFSLSQEETVDVEPESDMLVVFPSWLPHQVLPVGLPSGEFADSRFAVTALFG, from the coding sequence ATGCAGAATCATTTGTTTGAAGGTAATCGGGCGGGTATGGCTCAGGATATATTGCCACGGGTGCTACACCGTTGCCCGCATGTCGTCCGGCACGGATTCCTCGGCGAAACCTTTGCCAGTGGGCTTCGGGAGCACATTATCGCTCACGAAACGGAATGTCATACGGGCATGATCGGCAATGCCCCTGATGGGCGTCTTAGCACCGATATTCGTAACTCGCGGATGTGCACCAGCCTCGGCGAGTTCGGCGCGGTATTGGCAGATCGTCTGTTGGCGTTTCTCCCGGAATTGATGGTGGAAATGGGGCTTTCGCCATTTTCGCCCAAGCTGCTGGATCTGGTTGCCGTCATCTACGGCGAAGGGGGACATTACCAGAAGCACGTCGATGTATTTCATGGCAAACACCGCCCGGATCAGCCCAGGCGCGTGACCTGCCTCTACTATTTCTCCCAGACGCCGCATCGCTATACCGGGGGTGCCCTGAGGTTATTCTCGCTGTCTCAGGAAGAGACGGTGGACGTCGAACCGGAGAGCGACATGTTGGTTGTGTTTCCTTCGTGGCTGCCTCATCAGGTACTGCCTGTCGGTCTTCCGAGCGGTGAATTCGCCGATTCACGCTTTGCCGTGACAGCGTTGTTCGGTTAA
- a CDS encoding PqqD family protein, with protein sequence MMSESVPISRSLQALFAEIDGEAVLLNLQNGKCFAVNQTGCEIWKLLEQPTTLTNICKGLSMSFDVEPSAIEGEVQAWLARLEENGLVTQVE encoded by the coding sequence ATGATGTCTGAATCTGTACCTATTTCGCGGAGTTTACAAGCGCTTTTTGCCGAGATCGACGGCGAGGCGGTATTGTTGAATTTACAAAATGGCAAGTGCTTCGCCGTCAACCAGACTGGTTGTGAGATTTGGAAACTGCTGGAGCAACCGACCACGCTGACCAATATCTGTAAGGGGCTCTCAATGTCCTTCGATGTGGAACCCTCGGCTATCGAAGGCGAGGTGCAGGCTTGGCTGGCCCGGTTGGAGGAAAACGGACTGGTCACTCAAGTTGAGTAG
- a CDS encoding cupin, which produces MKLDELLGPLGLEEAIAAIIERRFLHLPCGGGERLTTLLGWDSFVSILNLQRVGMRGIRVFKDGRPIPLSCLTGSRSGTSIDGSAFNRLSRQGVSVILNRLEHRSKDLHGLWCEAREGFACPAQLAYVANFGPGYALNAHFDRYDIIVVQVAGLKEWEILGDVVDVPDARKPTQINNDTVTHRFVMSPGDVMVLPYGLAHRCKIPDASLQLGILLERPHGCDYVKRLGELASERPELRRPAPINCQDEKAMARYEQELRQAVVALMDAFGPREFLLEEMRAIRSREVTAADLPPSVALDFED; this is translated from the coding sequence GTGAAGCTTGACGAGTTGCTTGGCCCCTTGGGCCTGGAAGAGGCCATTGCAGCCATCATAGAGCGTCGTTTTCTGCACCTGCCTTGCGGAGGCGGTGAGCGATTGACGACATTGTTAGGTTGGGACTCGTTTGTATCAATTCTCAATCTGCAGCGGGTGGGAATGAGGGGCATAAGGGTCTTCAAGGATGGCAGGCCGATTCCTCTCTCTTGCCTGACCGGAAGTCGTTCCGGTACTTCCATTGATGGCAGTGCCTTTAATAGGTTGTCCAGGCAGGGAGTCAGCGTGATTCTCAATCGGCTTGAACACCGGTCCAAGGATTTACATGGTTTGTGGTGTGAAGCGCGGGAGGGTTTCGCCTGTCCGGCCCAGTTGGCTTATGTCGCCAATTTTGGTCCCGGCTATGCGTTGAATGCCCATTTTGATCGATACGATATCATCGTCGTTCAGGTGGCAGGTCTGAAAGAGTGGGAGATACTGGGCGATGTGGTCGATGTTCCCGATGCCCGCAAACCGACCCAGATTAACAACGACACGGTTACCCATCGGTTTGTCATGTCACCTGGTGATGTTATGGTTCTTCCCTACGGTCTTGCCCACCGCTGCAAGATTCCTGATGCGTCGTTACAACTGGGAATCTTGTTGGAGCGTCCGCACGGTTGCGACTATGTCAAACGTTTGGGCGAACTGGCGAGTGAGAGGCCTGAGTTACGCCGGCCAGCACCGATCAACTGCCAGGATGAGAAGGCTATGGCCCGCTATGAGCAGGAACTCAGGCAAGCTGTCGTGGCGTTGATGGACGCCTTCGGGCCACGGGAGTTTCTGTTGGAAGAGATGCGCGCGATCAGGTCACGTGAGGTCACTGCGGCCGACCTGCCCCCATCCGTGGCATTGGACTTTGAGGACTGA
- a CDS encoding asparagine synthase-related protein: MTGFAGVVRFDDAAVWDATAERLATALDGAMPGRTHSLRRSRYLFTHRQAVILPEDRYDQQPHRADGLALCFDGRIDNREELAKRLSLSFDLAKTPDSLLVHAAVQRWGVEAAEKMRGDFAFAVWDERQRQLILGCDIFAQRPLFFYRGAGFVVFASTLRAAVAIPQVPRELNEAVLADFLADIFSPPEQTFYREVWRVAPASVMTFTEQGERQTIYWQPDPERRVRFSSDSEYVEAARELLDRSVSARLRAADPVVAALTGGLDSASVATSAARCCAPQQLNTVTVLPESDANLVAKPGHYLDERPLVEAIAAMYPNMVPHFVVAEGRPLIWTNPQAYFDITGEPVRGVLNMGWLAAATDQVRALGSRVLLVGDFGNPTWSWDGVPSLSTMLKTGHWWRLLREARALAAGSGGARWSRRTAGRLLWHEAVRPFLPAEVRRGLLHRRQKAEAPWQCFSAMRLEFGREQGVLERMLKLGGGQRDSGGGAWRQRIQSFPASGAPHYRSALLRGLRGVETRDPFTDRNLLEFLLAIPEDQYLRDGQTRHLARRALVGRAPERVIENRLADMQCPEWFNRMQRERPYLEMEIRRLEALPLAQRCLDLPRLRALIADWPPDSQAMAARGAEYRAVLARGIHFGQYVNWFEGGNG, encoded by the coding sequence ATGACTGGCTTTGCGGGGGTCGTTCGCTTCGATGACGCAGCGGTTTGGGATGCTACGGCGGAGCGACTGGCGACGGCTCTGGATGGGGCCATGCCGGGGCGGACGCATTCGCTGAGGCGTTCCCGATATCTCTTCACTCACCGCCAGGCGGTGATTCTCCCGGAAGATCGCTACGACCAGCAGCCGCATAGGGCTGACGGTCTCGCGCTTTGCTTTGACGGCCGTATCGACAACCGCGAAGAGTTGGCGAAGCGGCTCTCGCTCTCGTTTGATCTGGCCAAGACCCCTGACAGCCTGTTGGTGCACGCCGCAGTGCAGCGCTGGGGCGTCGAAGCGGCGGAGAAGATGCGGGGCGATTTTGCCTTTGCCGTCTGGGATGAGCGGCAGCGGCAGTTGATCCTCGGCTGCGATATCTTCGCGCAACGTCCGCTGTTTTTTTATCGTGGCGCGGGTTTTGTCGTTTTTGCCAGCACGCTGCGGGCCGCTGTTGCGATACCGCAGGTTCCTAGGGAATTAAACGAAGCGGTTCTTGCCGATTTTCTGGCCGATATATTTTCGCCTCCCGAACAGACATTCTACCGCGAAGTGTGGCGTGTCGCTCCTGCATCCGTCATGACGTTCACCGAACAGGGCGAGCGGCAGACTATCTACTGGCAGCCGGATCCCGAGCGCCGTGTCCGGTTTTCGAGCGACAGCGAATACGTGGAGGCGGCACGGGAGCTACTCGATCGTTCCGTTTCGGCTCGACTGCGGGCCGCAGATCCGGTGGTCGCCGCTTTGACAGGCGGGCTCGATTCCGCATCCGTCGCCACGTCTGCGGCAAGGTGTTGTGCGCCCCAGCAACTGAATACAGTCACCGTGCTGCCCGAGTCGGATGCCAATTTGGTGGCAAAGCCCGGCCACTATCTGGATGAGCGGCCGTTGGTCGAGGCGATTGCCGCGATGTATCCGAACATGGTGCCGCATTTTGTGGTGGCGGAAGGTCGCCCACTGATCTGGACCAATCCGCAAGCGTATTTCGACATTACGGGCGAACCGGTGCGCGGGGTATTGAACATGGGGTGGCTTGCGGCGGCGACTGACCAGGTGCGAGCGCTGGGAAGTCGTGTGCTTCTGGTCGGCGATTTTGGTAACCCGACGTGGAGTTGGGACGGGGTTCCGTCCTTAAGCACAATGCTGAAAACGGGGCATTGGTGGCGTTTGCTCAGAGAAGCGCGTGCGTTGGCGGCGGGGAGCGGCGGTGCGCGCTGGTCGAGACGAACTGCCGGGCGCCTGCTTTGGCACGAGGCGGTGCGACCATTCCTGCCGGCCGAGGTCCGGCGCGGCCTGTTGCACCGCAGGCAGAAGGCGGAAGCTCCGTGGCAATGCTTCTCGGCGATGCGACTCGAGTTTGGGCGGGAACAGGGCGTGCTTGAACGAATGTTGAAGCTGGGCGGCGGCCAGCGAGACTCGGGAGGGGGCGCGTGGCGCCAGCGTATACAATCGTTTCCTGCCAGTGGCGCACCGCATTACCGATCTGCCTTGCTGCGCGGATTGCGCGGTGTGGAGACGCGTGATCCCTTTACCGATCGCAATTTGCTGGAGTTTTTGCTGGCAATTCCGGAGGATCAGTACTTACGGGATGGACAAACGCGGCACCTGGCGCGTCGCGCATTGGTCGGCCGGGCACCCGAACGGGTGATAGAAAACCGCTTGGCGGATATGCAGTGCCCGGAGTGGTTTAACCGCATGCAGCGGGAGCGTCCGTATCTGGAGATGGAAATCCGGCGCCTGGAGGCCTTGCCTCTCGCGCAGCGCTGCCTAGACCTGCCGCGCCTGCGTGCTTTGATCGCTGATTGGCCGCCCGACTCACAGGCAATGGCGGCCCGGGGGGCAGAATATCGGGCCGTGCTGGCGCGAGGTATCCATTTCGGACAGTATGTAAACTGGTTCGAGGGCGGCAACGGTTAA